Proteins from a genomic interval of Debaryomyces hansenii CBS767 chromosome E complete sequence:
- a CDS encoding DEHA2E20746p (similar to uniprot|P38806 Saccharomyces cerevisiae YHR090C YNG2 Yeast homolog of mammalian Ing1): MDTTTVLDKYTQDLSNLPLEVKHLLQELKNKDVQLQEARKRYQTKDNQIHKFIRANGTLTKHPKEQQIYNKVEEDMVLVKKLQKEKILLANTALFLVSKHLSNFETDIAKLEKDELLPPVDNVMELDTPSSDMNSVINGLSDNLSGTTTPRGHSASTPVADNAANSMLRKAQKRKHALGMKGASGLTRPSKRMKSEDFEDKKYDNDSLSRPNEGPGNNGEDADNNLYCFCQRVSFGEMIGCDNDDCKFEWFHWSCVGITAPPKDDEIWYCPDCAPKMEKRKKKRK, translated from the coding sequence ATGGATACGACGACTGTGTTAGATAAGTATACACAAGATCTATCTAATTTGCCGTTGGAAGTGAAACATCTATTACAAgagttgaaaaataaagatgTACAGTTGCAAGAGGCGAGAAAGAGATATCAAACAAAAGACAATCAAATACATAAATTCATACGAGCAAATGGGACTTTAACGAAGCATCCAAAGGAACAACAGATATATAATAAGGTAGAAGAAGACATGGTGTTGGttaaaaaattgcaaaaggAAAAAATATTGCTAGCCAATACTGCGTTGTTTTTGGTATCCAAGCATTTGTCAAACTTCGAGACGGATATAGCCAAATTGGagaaagatgaattattacCTCCTGTCGATAATGTGATGGAACTAGATACGCCGTCGTCGGATATGAACAGTGTGATCAATGGGTTAAGTGATAATCTTTCCGGTACAACAACTCCTAGAGGACATTCGGCATCTACACCGGTAGCAGATAATGCAGCAAATAGCATGCTCAGAAAAGCACAAAAGAGGAAACATGCGCTTGGTATGAAGGGAGCGAGTGGTTTAACGAGGCCGTCGAAGAGAATGAAGTCGGAAGATTTCGAGGACAAGAAATATGATAATGACTCGTTATCTAGACCTAATGAAGGGCCAGGTAACAACGGCGAGGACGCTGATAACAACCTATACTGTTTCTGTCAACGAGTCTCGTTTGGAGAAATGATTGGGTGTGACAACGACGACTGTAAATTCGAGTGGTTCCACTGGAGCTGTGTCGGTATCACTGCACCACCCAAGGACGACGAAATTTGGTACTGCCCAGACTGTGCTCCAAAAATGgagaagagaaagaagaagagaaagtAG
- a CDS encoding DEHA2E20768p (similar to uniprot|P51534 Saccharomyces cerevisiae YOR035C SHE4 Protein containing a UCS (UNC-45/CRO1/SHE4) domain binds to myosin motor domains to regulate myosin function), with product MASEDLVQLLNELSIRENEFDEAKMVLQGDSTGVKDLKKTYEILLKCSQIPKLSDNIYEIIDEDMSKFMFGLQVMDDSRGIIFINTIKSNVANEDLEKTILKTLSLIQTILKRNDSLGDIVFYLSLYFAIISNFNLSNPQHVSLMLQYLNPFHNQTNEEKAHEVYSLVLVIIIKNIELSAKKTTEVISSYLEILVDNEPDKISMASFLNLVKSLESLFPIVPSVSQTIYMSESCKGIILFQVSKMSSTSLEYTSNQLITTEILKLVTSSCINEQCRLFNYNNYLELLKIGTKLQGENVLGIRLLSSLGIIKLWNFIQLEKDSRKDSGINMSDLSDILISYLRSSESRENEVYLEYCIEGLAYLSLNTSIKQKLRNDETSIENILIILKKETEINDKILLANSSLVYGLLLILSNLTKLKDVAANSQKKTTNYLKSFATPNNINNSEDENQESIYNFSRSLLNDYKIVEIMSKIKVFKSQDSAGHNNDNIISQVITVISMISSNQDRSTRQELIKQGALNIVLDYLIKNSVVKKTLGNETRPSSLNDELVETRLLALRSLARILISVNPALAFNKYDIKTCLPFLIELLGPDISQYTGSLEDVGDEKYLYDGVSNLDKYESLLALTNISTVHVKNATNELRQLIISKIFDKYLDNFIIDSDLPQIQKAAWELISNLITEPSLLVKFFNIEKQENLKRLQLLIKLLDSTDESFQTVIGGLLANATSEFEMISQILVQNVTLNERLLSILTNIFENQNSNNDLLLRASYILLNLVYSASSLDAKYLDKFRENRKLKGSLGLALRSNKNKEILEMIIEIIKLVNFK from the coding sequence ATGGCGTCGGAAGACTTAGTTCAACTTCTTAATGAACTTTCAATTagagaaaatgaatttgatgaagcaAAAATGGTGTTACAAGGTGATTCAACAGGTgttaaagatttaaaaaaGACTTATGAAATCCTCTTAAAATGTTCCCAAATACCGAAACTATCCGataatatttatgaaattaTAGACGAGGATATGCTGAAGTTCATGTTTGGGTTGCAGGTCATGGATGATTCGAGaggaattatttttatcaataccATTAAGTCTAATGTTGCAAACGAAGACTTAGAGAAAACAATCCTCAAGACATTGAGCCTAATTCAGACGATACTCAAAAGGAATGACAGCTTGGGCGATATAGTATTTTACTTATCCCTATACTTTGCCATAATTTCAAACTTTAATTTGTCGAATCCTCAACATGTATCGCTAATgcttcaatatttaaatcCATTTCACAACCAAACTAACGAAGAAAAGGCACACGAAGTGTACTCTTTGGTACtagttattattataaagaatataGAATTGCTGGCTAAAAAGACTACTGAAGTCATTTCGAGTTACCTAGAAATATTGGTTGATAACGAGCCggataaaatatcaatggctagttttttgaatttagtAAAATCCTTGGAATCTCTTTTTCCTATTGTGCCATCGGTATCACAAACCATATATATGAGTGAAAGTTGCAAAGggataatattatttcaagtTTCAAAAATGTCTTCCACATCGTTAGAGTATACGAGTAATCAGCTTATTACGactgaaatattaaaactTGTCACCAGCTCGTGCATCAACGAGCAATGCCGTTTATTCAACTATAATAATTATCTTGAGTTGTTGAAAATTGGAACTAAATTGCAGGGTGAAAATGTCTTAGGGATAAGACTTTTATCGTCATTAGGTATTATAAAGCTCTggaattttattcaattggaaAAAGATCTGAGAAAAGATTCAGGTATAAACATGTCTGACCTATcagatattttgataagttACTTGAGATCCTCTGAGTCTAGGGAGAACGAAGTATATCTAGAGTATTGTATTGAGGGATTAGCTTATTTAAGTTTGAATACGTCTATCAAACagaaattaagaaatgATGAAACCTCGATTGAAAACATActaattatattgaaaaaggaaacagaaataaatgacaaaattttattggcTAATTCTTCGTTGGTTTATGGGCTTTTGTTAATCTTATCGAACttaacaaaattaaaagatgTTGCTGCCAATTCTCAAAAGAAAACAACCAACTATTTAAAAAGCTTTGCAACGcctaataatataaataacaGCGAAGATGAAAATCAGGAGAGCATCTACAATTTCAGTCGTTCCTTATTAAATGACTACAAAATTGTAGAGATCATGTCTAAAATAAAAGTTTTTAAATCCCAAGATTCTGCAGGtcataataatgataatataatatctCAAGTCATTACAGTAATTTCTATGATATCTTCAAATCAAGACAGATCTACAAGACAGGAGCTCATTAAACAAGGTGCATTGAATATCGTCTTAGATTACCTCATTAAAAATAGTGTTGTAAAGAAAACATTGGGAAATGAGACGAGACCAAGTAGCTTAAATGATGAACTAGTTGAGACCAGACTTTTGGCTTTGAGATCCTTAGCAaggattttgatttcagtTAACCCTGCATTAGcctttaataaatatgatatcAAAACATGCTTACCATTTTTGATAGAATTGCTAGGGCCCGATATCTCTCAGTACACTGGGTCTCTTGAAGATGTTGgagatgaaaaatatttatatgaCGGTGTTAGCAATTTGgataaatatgaatcaTTACTTGCATTAACAAACATCTCGACTGTTCATGTCAAGAATGCAACTAACGAATTGAGACAGTTAATAATATCGAAAATTTTCGATAAGTATTTGGACAATTTTATTATAGATTCTGATTTACCGCAAATCCAGAAAGCTGCATGGGAATTAATTTCTAATCTAATAACTGAGCCGAGTTTATTAgtcaaattttttaatatagAGAAACAAGAAAACTTAAAAAGGTTACAGTTGTTAATTAAGCTTTTGGATTCAACAGATGAACTGTTTCAAACAGTAATTGGTGGTCTACTAGCAAATGCAACCTCTGAGTTTGAAATGATTTCCCAAATATTAGTTCAGAATGTCACCTTGAATGAACGTTTGTTGTCTATAttaacaaatatttttgagAATCAAAATtcgaataatgatttattattgagaGCAAgctatatattattaaacttAGTATATTCTGCATCAAGCTTGGACGCCAAATATTTAGACAAGTTTAGAGAAAATAGAAAACTAAAGGGATCTCTAGGTT